Below is a genomic region from Fusarium oxysporum Fo47 chromosome XI, complete sequence.
CTCAGGGATACCTATATTGAGCTTTGTGTGAGAATTGTTCAAAGCGCCAATTTTCTGCTCCAGGATCGCCTGGCACTCTTTGGGCCACTCTCAATTCCCTTCCCCCTCACCACGGCTTGTCAGACGTTCAAGATGGACGGGGAGCGTAGCGTGGAACTATGGAAACTGACAAATGATATACTGCAAAGGAGCCTCTTGCAGAGGCATAGGAGCACATAATTTACTACCATGGTATCAGGTTACTTGCACTGTACCTAAGTATACAAGTCTTGTAGCAGAAACACTTTCAGCTGTTATAAATCCCAATCCGAGTGTGACGCCACTGTGCCAGAAGCTTATGCATATAAATCTACTTGTTCATGAAGCGTTTCCTTATACGGTTAGAATTTCCGCCAAGACACCAGCATCTAGCTTGTCGGCTGCATCAATTACTGGATGGTTTTGTAATAATCATCGAGTGGGATGGGTTGATTGTCAATATATTTAAATGCTTCTGACTCCTACATCAGAGACATTCTATAAGGCTAGACAGCAACATTCATTGTTCGATCTGCCCTTGTTCTTATACCCTCCCTATCCACGCCCGCGTTTGCCACATTAAACCACCCCGTCTCTTCTAATTCCGAAATCATGGCCCCGTCAGGCTTTAACAGCAAGATTAACATCACTCACATCGGCACTGCCACTGCCATCCTAGAAATCGATGGCATCAACTTTCTAACGGATCCTTACTTCTCTCCCCCAGAGACTGAGTGGGATGTTGGCATCACTGTCCTAAAGCAAGGCGAAACGAGCGATGGCCCGGCCCTTCGCCTCCAGGATCTCCCGCCAATTGATGCTGTTCTCTTGAGTCATGAAGATCACCCCGACAACCTGGACACCCTTGGCCGCCAGCTCTTAGACGGACGCAAGGTACTTACAACAATGGACGGCGCGAATAACTTGGCTCCTCGCCCTGGAGTCCGTGGCTTGCAGCCATGGGAGACTGTCTCACTTGAGATCGGTGGAAGGGTCTTCGAGATCACCGCAACCCCTTGCCAACATTTGCCAGGTGGTGAGTGTATCGGCTTCGTCCTTACATGCGCCAAATTTGGCCATAGCAACGGAAAGTCCAACGCCATCTACTTCTCCGGAGACACGGTGTACGTACCGCAACTAGCCGAGATTGGCAACAAATTCAACATTGTAGTAGCCTTGATCAACCTCGGCTGTGCCGTTGCAGGGCTTCCTACTGGACCAGTGCAGATCACCATGGATGCAAAGCAGGCCGCGCAGCTTGTCAGGGCCATTGGGGCAAAGATAATGGTACCAATGCACTTTGAGTCTTGGGAGCATTTCACGCAAAAGGGACCGGAGGTTAGAAAGGTGCTCCAGGAAGAAGGAATGGAGGACAAGACAGTCTATGTCAATTTGGGAGAGAAGACTTGTTTAATTTAGGGTTTAGTATTTAGATCAAGCTGTACTTCTTGAGGGTATAATGGATCGCATCTCTCTCTTTGCAGGCACGACAAAGAATTGACCCGTAATTAATCTCCCTTGAAAGACTTGCCTTTTTGCTTGAATATATTGAGAAGCCGCGTTAAACGCCCAATAGATTGTGAGGATCGCGATGCATTTTGCAAGTTCTCTAATGAGGGTTCCGCTTGATAGTGTGTGTGATAGATGACTTCAGGGTTACTGGCCAGCTTCACGATTTGATTTTGTCAGCCCAGAAGGGTTTCGAGTGTTGTGTAAAACCGGTTCGTACCAGTCTTGTATAGATATCCATATCTATCTGATGCcatttgatgatgaggccCAATGACGGATGGAATCTATCGCCAGCGCCCCATCTCCACAGTCGAATGCCAGGATGCGGTCTCAAGTCGATAACGTAGCCGTCTTCAAGCCCGTTATACTGCGATATTGGCATACTTATAGTTACCGCCTTCACTGTCTTGAGTTGGTAAAGCCCCTCTTACAACCTTGCAATATTAAATCGAGTCACATCGTATGGGCTTGGGTTAATATTGGCTGCATCTTGATCTAGTAACGGGATCGCAGAGCGCGCGGAAACCCAAATGTTGACACTGAGAAGATTTCACAAAAGATCAAGGCGCAACCAATGAAAGTCGAAGCCGTCATGGAGTGGCCCTATTCTCGAAGGTCCACAAAGTGATTCACATAGAACCAATGCCGGAAAGGTGAGCAATAGCGAGAATTCCAAATGCTTACCATACTCGAGAAATCCTGAAGGTGGAAGAACTATTTTCGGGCATCTAGTCATGGCCGTGGGCATCTGACAGAAACCGATAAACATACTGAGGGCGATGAGGTCTGTGAATATGAATGTGATGGTCTCATACACTAATTTTATGCACTCTGAAGATTTAGAGTAAGATAAAGTATGGCCGAATTCTGAGTGTCCTATGTATTATATGCAATTAGGAAAGCCAGCAGGTTTCGTTATTTTGCACTACAGTAGGTGGCTTCCCTGACTATTCCCTTAATAAATCGGCTTTGCTGATTATATCTTACTAAAGACCTCGCAGCAAGTATATCAGTCTGTTAGACCAAAAGATATCATagataagattataaagCTTTTTAACAGGGCCCTTGCTCCTCTACGATTCCTAATCTGCTTCCTATAGGGCCGATGCGCTACTGAGTTGCTCTTCGAAAGCGCTTACGTTCTTGCCAAAGAGCAATGCTTTtactaataagttaataGTATAGCCAAATAACGGCCTTAGCAGAACGCACTAGTAAAGCCTAGTTTACGGCCAATCATCTCTATCGCtgtattattattttctgCGTTATTAAGCATAAAGTATCTTATTTTCTTAGTAATCTAATAGGCTGTTAAGATATTAAGGACTTgggctattatatttaatctATTATAGCATATAGAAACCTTAGATATACCCAGCGCTCATCATAtgtcaatcaaatcaacttcGGGGccaaagttgatttgattgacagcccttgagctcaaagttgatttgtttgatttgattgatacCCTTTTCAATTCCGTGAGTGGAGACCCCTACCCGAAGTCATCCCCTCGTGTACACCAACACTCAGCTACCCATCCAACTACCTAACCTTACTCCGCCCTGCCTGACCCAGTTCTTGAGGCATTGAACATGTTCCAATGT
It encodes:
- a CDS encoding beta-lactamase superfamily domain-containing protein — its product is MAPSGFNSKINITHIGTATAILEIDGINFLTDPYFSPPETEWDVGITVLKQGETSDGPALRLQDLPPIDAVLLSHEDHPDNLDTLGRQLLDGRKVLTTMDGANNLAPRPGVRGLQPWETVSLEIGGRVFEITATPCQHLPGGECIGFVLTCAKFGHSNGKSNAIYFSGDTVYVPQLAEIGNKFNIVVALINLGCAVAGLPTGPVQITMDAKQAAQLVRAIGAKIMVPMHFESWEHFTQKGPEVRKVLQEEGMEDKTVYVNLGEKTCLI